In the genome of Palaemon carinicauda isolate YSFRI2023 chromosome 13, ASM3689809v2, whole genome shotgun sequence, one region contains:
- the Idua gene encoding alpha-L-iduronidase, whose product MHFYRLNLRVVTLTLIVYVNSHKPCYGIHVITLYTNKHNVNTPGGHVLNNLQVEHDRPIDKSPSEKYGSQDLPIGTSFRNLTSFTEESFLLRKKNNLFTSALNSRTRHQAHQPVSLESLLQEEENVTLSSETEEIKIFVDGEKTEGAFEHIWRSTGLCPLDPHSEAHLFLLSQDELQNLALIGSLPNDAIEQVRIHWLLDLVSVSVEDAEPKYNFTHLDRLMDHLREFDLKPGFEIMGNPGNIFTDLENVTQVTEWRNLVMQTARRYVEKYGLDWVASWKWETWNEPDHHDFDSLNFTLQGFLNYYDACRMGLDDVSPDIVFGGPGGSCRNPNFSRICWALLDHCDHGSSFFTPGVPPRIDFISFHKKGEQDADTILEKELPTVAQIYDEYPSLRQVPVINDEADFEVGWSRGREWRADARYAALAVRSVYIHQLAKDRIPHFKYALMSFDNAFLNYRPHFFDQRTILTRFQINNTTPHQVQFVKKPAYTIMALLSLLGDQVLSHSQSFVDKRLSVLSTCRNCFAANSVDRGSVRDAKRGFDAARSIGIDNQSPRLVIKTGTIEEDPTAATGSRKSSGPKNKSEELDNRRLDEHYENSAAQLFASNNKRTSATGYSPGRSGTQSDEDEYFSYSLTSDGRSGMLGSSVTSQEWGKTKSDGSGVGALWEATLVVSSSNGTEKNKDEIVKLKISFALPKFLVGKNLSMATYRLGADVKGPYEAWLELGSPIEPNRTELAYIRSFEGASRDGPRLLQAVPPTLDFKANLTMPGVLFIELCEQGQSNPGQVTNVSTINVTSMDVLITWSDTFILTRCVWYYEVQRSQVDKNGPYWTISSQNVTDNNFIYSLTDASESVTVDGWYRVRVVTLWESTGDFSDPVHHHV is encoded by the exons ATGCACTTTTACCGGCTGAATTTGCGTGTAGTGACCCTCACTCTGATTGTATATGTGAACAGTCATAAACCCTGTTATGGTATTCACGTGATAACACTATATACTAATAAACATAATGTGAACACACCGGGAGGCCATGTTCTCAATAATTTACAGGTAGAACATGACCGGCCCATTGATAAGTCTCCGTCCGAGAAGTATGGTTCACAAGACTTGCCAATTGGAACTTCGTTTCGAAACTTGACATCTTTCACTGAAGAGTCGTTTCTTCTTAGGAAGAAGAACAATTTGTTCACTTCAGCTTTAAACAGCAGGACTCGGCACCAAGCTCATCAACCGGTGAGCTTAGAAAGCTTACTCCAGGAGGAGGAAAATGTTACTCTTTCCTCAGAGACGGAGGAGATTAAAATTTTTGTGGATGGCGAAAAAACGGAAGGGGCCTTTGAACACATATGGCGAAGTACAGGCCTATG TCCTCTTGACCCTCACAGCGAAGCACATCTATTTCTGTTAAGTCAAGATGAACTGCAGAATTTGGCGCTGATTGGTTCGCTTCCCAACGACGCGATTGAGCAAGTTCGCATTCATTGGCTTCTGGATCTTGTCAGTGTTAG TGTCGAGGACGCAGAACCGAAGTACAACTTCACGCACCTCGATAGGTTAATGGACCATCTGAGGGAGTTCGACCTGAAACCAGGATTCGAGATCATGGGAAATCCTGGAAACATCTTCACTGACCTCGAGAATGTCACTCAAGTGACTGAGTGGCGGAACCTCGTGATGCAGACGGCGCGGAGGTATGTAG AAAAATACGGTTTGGATTGGGTGGCGTCGTGGAAGTGGGAAACCTGGAATGAACCGGACCACCATGACTTCGATTCACTTAATTTCACTCTTCAag gTTTTCTGAATTACTACGACGCCTGTCGTATGGGTTTAGATGATGTGTCTCCagatatcgtatttgggggtccaGGAGGCTCGTGTCGAAACCCAAACTTTTCCAGAATATGCTGGGCTCTTCTGGATCATTGTGACCATGGATCAAGTTTTTTCACTCCCGGAGTGCCACCCAGGATCGACTTTATTTCGTTCCACAAAAAAG GAGAGCAGGATGCTGACACCATCTTGGAAAAGGAACTTCCTACCGTTGCTCAAATATACGACGAGTATCCTTCATTACGTCAAGTGCCGGTCATAAACGA CGAGGCGGATTTCGAAGTGGGCTGGTCCCGTGGGAGGGAGTGGAGAGCCGACGCGCGCTACGCTGCCCTGGCTGTTCGCTCGGTCTACATTCATCAGCTGGCGAAGGACAGGATTCCTCATTTCAAGTATGCTCTCATGAGCTTCGATAACGCTTTCCTCAATTACCGACCTCATTTCTTCGATCAACGGACGATCTTAACAAG ATTCCAAATCAACAACACTACCCCTCACCAGGTCCAGTTTGTTAAGAAGCCAGCCTACACTATCATGGCTCTTTTGTCACTACTGGGAGATCAAGTTCTGAGCCATTCGCAAAGCTTCGTGGATAAAAG ATTATCAGTTTTATCAACATGCAGGAATTGCTTTGCGGCGAATTCGGTCGACCGGGGATCCGTCCGAGATGCGAAAAGAGGATTTGATGCTGCGAGATCAATCGGAATTGACAATCAATCTCCGAGATTGGTTATAAAGACGGGAACCATCGAGGAAGATCCAACGGCTGCAACTGGGAGCCGTAAATCGTCGG GTCCTAAAAATAAATCGGAAGAGCTTGATAACAGGAGACTGGACGAACATTACGAGAACTCAGCCGCTCAATTATTCGCATCGAATAACAAAAGAACGTCGGCGACTGGCTATTCCCCCGGGCGTTCGGGAACACAATCAGACGAAGATGAATATTTCAGTTACTCTCTTACGTCAGACGGAAGATCAGGGATGCTGGGAAGTTCTGTAACATCACAAGAATGGGGAAAAACAAAGTCTGATGGTTCTGGTGTTGGAGCGCTGTGGGAAGCCACTCTTGTCGTTTCATCTTCAAATGGAACAGAGAAAAACAAAGATGAAATCGTGAAATTGAAGATTTCCTTTGCTCTGCCTAAGTTTTTAGTTGgga agAACCTTAGCATGGCAACCTACCGACTCGGTGCTGACGTAAAGGGTCCTTATGAAGCTTGGTTGGAACTGGGTTCTCCGATCGAACCCAACCGGACAGAATTGGCTTATATCAGGTCATTCGAG ggtGCTTCCCGGGACGGTCCTAGGCTGTTGCAGGCTGTTCCTCCTACCTTAGACTTTAAGGCAAACTTGACCATGCCAGGTGTTCTCTTCATCGAGCTTTGCGAACAGGGTCAATCAAATCCCGGACAG GTGACTAATGTCAGTACCATCAACGTGACGAGCATGGACGTCCTCATCACGTGGTCCGATACCTTCATCCTTACCAG